Genomic DNA from Candidozyma auris chromosome 1, complete sequence:
TCCAAGAAAGGAACCATATCATTTCTGAGCTTCGGATTCTTCGTGAGCTCAACCACCCTAATGTTGTAAAATACTATCATCATGATCATTTGCCGGAAGAGAAAGTTATTCATATTTACCAGGAGTACTGTGATGGAGGAGACTTAGCGAAAGTCATATCAACATTCAAAAGAAACGGCGAAAATGTGCCTGAGGGCTTCATATGGGAGGTAATGATCCTGACTCTCCTTGCTTTACATCGCTGTCACTACGGAATCGACGCTAAGAAGGTAGACCTTTTTCGAGGCTCAGACAATTCTGCAGAACCTCAGGTAGACTCTGAAACTGTCATTATACATCGCGATATCAAGCCAGATAATATCTTTATGCTTGACTCAGGTAAAACAATAAAGTTGGGAGACTTTGGGCTTGCCAAAATGCTCACATCCCAAAACGACTTTGCAAAAACTTATGTTGGGACTCCATACTACATGTCACCTGAAGTGCTAATGGACAATCCGTATTCCCCTGTATGCGACATTTGGTCTCTTGGATGTGTACTTTATGAGTTATGCAACCTACATCCCCCATTTCGAGCCAGCACTCATCTACAATTACAAGCAAAGATCAAAAAAGGCGTTATACCCGAACTCTCTTCCATATATTCTCAACAGCTTCGTAAGATTATCAAAGACTGTATCACTGTTGACCCTGATATGCGTCCCACTTGTCATGATATGCTTGAAATTTTGGCCGTAAAAATGTTCAGGAAGGAAATGGATCTAAAGGTTGCAAATGCTACCCTAAACGAACTCCAAAAACAGCTTCTTATTAAGCAcgaagagctcaaaaagaaggagtctTCACTTAAGACTCTTGAGACCAAAATAGCAAGTGAAAAGGAGGATTTGGAAGCCAAGTTCAgaagttttgaaagactAGCCCAAAGCCGAAAGAATGAATTGCAAGAGGATTACGCTAAGCTACAA
This window encodes:
- the KIN3 gene encoding serine/threonine protein kinase KIN3; translation: MATAADKYIALEVIGKGSFGTVRKVRSKETDEILVRKEIEYTSMSIQERNHIISELRILRELNHPNVVKYYHHDHLPEEKVIHIYQEYCDGGDLAKVISTFKRNGENVPEGFIWEVMISTLLALHRCHYGIDAKKVDLFRGSDNSAEPQVDSETVIIHRDIKPDNIFMLDSGKTIKLGDFGLAKMLTSQNDFAKTYVGTPYYMSPEVLMDNPYSPVCDIWSLGCVLYELCNLHPPFRASTHLQLQAKIKKGVIPELSSIYSQQLRKIIKDCITVDPDMRPTCHDMLEILAVKMFRKEMDLKVANATLNELQKQLLIKHEELKKKESSLKTLETKIASEKEDLEAKFRSFERLAQSRKNELQEDYAKLQKKCDLQKRQFEEELMMEFESRKKAMDMEAKEMRLNYQREFKHVVEHEVQQRVSEIISRRKTSEPEYQLQRRQSGSSASSFERQQKAKPRGPRELQEECPQQNQYYTSLQNPSNVPSTSPKRSPLKTRNIEWEADMHSKLSPVRTQHTPQNYKKRITDEFEQLTLQKRHVPEFEEQYLRQNFRH